One genomic segment of Funiculus sociatus GB2-C1 includes these proteins:
- a CDS encoding MAE_28990/MAE_18760 family HEPN-like nuclease, which translates to MNTVIIDFNTRVQEVDQYFIFLESLIKETTKLAVSDSAGGYKTQNIDSELAKTLKANSFLLLYNLVESTMRNAIEAIFDEFRSKGVCFDKIKPEIKMTVLKNLQTYLKSSTAKDIHPKISQISIDIITTTFPEKIFSGNVDAKVIKETAKKYGFSHLTDCSKTKDGSNILLVRETRNDLAHGNKSFEEVGRDKTIEELLEIKQEVVEYLSQILGNIQKYLKDQEYLD; encoded by the coding sequence ATGAATACTGTTATCATAGATTTTAATACACGGGTTCAAGAGGTGGATCAATACTTCATTTTTTTAGAAAGTTTGATTAAAGAAACAACCAAATTAGCTGTTAGCGATAGTGCTGGTGGATATAAAACACAAAACATAGATTCAGAATTAGCAAAAACTCTGAAAGCAAATAGTTTTTTATTGCTTTATAACTTAGTTGAATCTACTATGCGTAATGCTATTGAAGCAATATTTGATGAATTCCGAAGTAAAGGAGTATGTTTTGATAAAATTAAACCTGAAATCAAAATGACTGTGCTAAAAAACCTTCAAACTTATTTGAAAAGTTCAACGGCTAAAGACATCCATCCCAAAATATCTCAAATTTCTATTGACATTATTACAACCACATTCCCGGAAAAAATATTTTCAGGGAATGTGGATGCTAAGGTAATTAAAGAAACAGCAAAAAAATATGGATTTTCACATCTTACTGATTGCTCTAAAACAAAAGATGGATCTAATATTTTACTTGTGAGAGAAACCAGAAATGATTTAGCACATGGAAATAAGTCCTTTGAAGAAGTGGGACGGGACAAGACTATAGAGGAACTATTGGAAATAAAGCAAGAGGTAGTAGAATATCTAAGTCAAATATTAGGAAATATCCAAAAATACTTAAAAGATCAAGAATATTTAGATTAA
- a CDS encoding helix-turn-helix transcriptional regulator has translation MTKEKEDQPKNQEYQLTLAELRKRAGLTQRKLADILDVTIKTVSAWERGEHEPCLTLTQTKKLVDGLQCSLNELIVATGKQLSTEEEEPRLTFTQTKRLTEILQCSLDDLVAAMEKHPPQKRN, from the coding sequence ATGACAAAAGAGAAAGAGGATCAACCAAAAAACCAGGAATATCAACTCACACTTGCGGAATTGAGAAAGCGTGCTGGACTGACACAGCGAAAGCTAGCTGATATTCTTGACGTGACGATCAAGACTGTTAGTGCTTGGGAGAGAGGAGAACACGAGCCATGTTTGACCTTGACCCAGACAAAGAAGCTGGTGGATGGGTTGCAATGCTCTCTTAATGAACTCATCGTGGCGACAGGGAAGCAACTTTCAACAGAGGAAGAGGAGCCACGCTTAACCTTTACCCAAACCAAGCGTCTGACAGAGATTCTGCAATGCAGCCTTGATGACCTAGTTGCGGCTATGGAAAAGCATCCTCCCCAAAAGCGAAATTAA
- a CDS encoding DUF262 domain-containing protein: MPPKLEITDEQKEAAEAEIRTKQQPVKYDTKEYPVEILVQKYIEGMYDETNELFIPDYQREMAWDEARQSKFIESVLLGLPIPYIFVADIPDKENEARLEIIDGSQRIRTLARFINNELTLRELKKLTKLNDFTFADLPLARQKRFNRTTLRMIQLTENADEEVRRDIFERINTGSVDLNEMEKRRGILRGSFLDLIDELSKISKFRDLCSFAEVAINRREPQEFVLRFFAFLNNYKNFNANKVNEFLDDYLKAANEDKTFDREKMQTQFLSMLDFVEKYFPKGFRQGKDYAKTTTRIKFESLSVGIALALAEKKDIKPKSTKWLDSEDFKKYASGDGSSSRLKVVKRIEYVRDQLLGES; the protein is encoded by the coding sequence ATGCCACCTAAACTAGAGATCACGGATGAACAGAAAGAGGCTGCTGAGGCAGAAATTCGGACGAAGCAGCAGCCCGTTAAGTACGATACAAAAGAGTATCCAGTCGAAATACTTGTTCAAAAATACATAGAAGGAATGTATGACGAGACTAATGAGTTATTCATACCAGATTACCAGCGAGAAATGGCTTGGGATGAAGCAAGGCAATCAAAATTTATTGAGTCCGTACTTTTAGGCTTACCCATACCTTACATTTTCGTTGCTGACATCCCTGATAAGGAAAATGAAGCGCGTTTAGAGATTATAGATGGTTCACAACGCATCCGTACCCTGGCTAGATTTATTAACAATGAACTCACGTTAAGGGAACTTAAGAAGCTAACGAAACTGAATGACTTCACCTTTGCTGATTTACCGCTTGCTCGTCAAAAGCGCTTCAATCGGACTACTCTTCGGATGATCCAACTAACCGAAAATGCAGATGAGGAAGTGCGGAGAGATATATTTGAACGCATTAATACAGGTAGTGTTGACTTGAACGAAATGGAAAAGCGCAGAGGTATACTGCGTGGCTCGTTCCTTGATTTGATTGACGAACTATCGAAGATATCCAAATTTCGTGATTTATGCTCGTTTGCTGAGGTTGCGATCAACAGGCGTGAACCCCAAGAATTTGTGTTGCGGTTCTTTGCATTTTTAAACAACTATAAAAATTTCAATGCCAACAAAGTAAACGAATTTCTTGATGACTATCTGAAAGCAGCTAACGAGGATAAGACCTTTGATCGTGAAAAAATGCAGACACAATTCCTATCGATGTTAGATTTCGTAGAAAAATATTTTCCAAAAGGATTTCGGCAAGGTAAAGATTATGCTAAAACAACTACTCGCATTAAATTTGAGTCTCTTTCTGTAGGTATTGCTCTTGCATTGGCAGAAAAAAAAGATATTAAACCAAAGTCTACAAAATGGCTTGATTCAGAGGATTTTAAGAAATACGCTAGCGGTGATGGAAGCAGTTCAAGACTTAAAGTAGTTAAGCGTATTGAGTATGTGCGTGATCAACTGCTAGGCGAATCATGA
- a CDS encoding manganese catalase family protein, translating into MFYHKKQLQYFKPPEKPDALYAKKIQELIGGTFGEMTVMMQYLFQGWNCRGPAKYRDLLLDTGTEEIGHVEMLATMIAHLLDKAPLSVQEEGAADRLVGAVMGGSNVRDEIMAAAMNPQHSIVSGLGAMPSDSVGFPWNGRFIVSSGNLLADFRSNLHAESQGRLQAVRMYEMSDDPGVKDTLSFMIARDTMHQNQWMAAIKDLEDSGLETSPVPSSFPLELEKREYAYQFWNHSEGTESAEGRWAKGESMDGKGQFEYIANPQPLGPEPTPPPAEPKLHGTPGFEKAKHT; encoded by the coding sequence ATGTTTTATCACAAGAAGCAACTACAGTATTTCAAACCACCGGAAAAGCCGGATGCACTTTACGCAAAGAAGATTCAAGAACTCATCGGCGGCACCTTTGGCGAGATGACCGTGATGATGCAATACCTGTTTCAGGGTTGGAACTGCCGAGGGCCTGCTAAGTACCGTGATCTGCTGCTTGACACCGGTACCGAGGAAATCGGCCACGTAGAGATGCTAGCTACAATGATCGCCCACCTGTTAGATAAAGCGCCTCTATCAGTCCAAGAAGAAGGTGCCGCAGATCGGTTAGTGGGTGCCGTCATGGGCGGTAGTAACGTGCGCGATGAGATTATGGCGGCGGCGATGAATCCACAGCACTCCATTGTTTCTGGTTTAGGTGCAATGCCCTCTGACAGCGTTGGTTTCCCTTGGAACGGTCGCTTTATCGTTTCCAGCGGCAACCTGTTGGCAGATTTCCGCTCAAATCTTCATGCGGAGTCACAGGGACGCTTGCAGGCGGTACGGATGTACGAAATGTCAGACGATCCGGGTGTGAAAGATACGCTCTCGTTTATGATCGCCCGCGATACGATGCACCAAAATCAGTGGATGGCGGCAATTAAGGATCTGGAAGATTCTGGACTTGAAACTTCACCTGTTCCAAGCTCCTTCCCTCTGGAATTGGAGAAGCGGGAATATGCCTATCAGTTCTGGAACCACTCTGAAGGCACCGAAAGTGCTGAAGGGCGCTGGGCGAAGGGTGAATCGATGGACGGCAAAGGGCAGTTTGAGTACATTGCGAATCCGCAACCGTTAGGCCCAGAACCTACACCTCCACCCGCTGAACCTAAGTTGCACGGGACACCAGGTTTTGAAAAGGCAAAACATACATAG